The following are encoded in a window of Kaistia algarum genomic DNA:
- a CDS encoding AraC family transcriptional regulator gives MTVVRSKTTVQDPMVAFARDRIAEIVKRHLDINRQPETAVAGLTIHGKTGPAEPTSFFYDPSFALIARGSKRVVLGDESYVYDESHFLMTAVGLPTIVQVLNASESQPYYSIKLTIDLELARELISELAQYGAEATIASTGMAIGPVTPSLALAAMRLSELLDRPQDIPVLARSLQREILYHVLISPIGDRLRQAVQLEARTNRVATAIQWIRDNFAETLRIEELAAMAGMGESTLHHHFRAITAMSPLQYQKHLRLHEARRLMVNDRIDAGLAAFKVGYESSTQFNREYSRLFGAPPKRDVTAILSKSVAVGELVATSP, from the coding sequence ATGACCGTCGTCAGAAGCAAAACCACTGTTCAAGACCCGATGGTCGCATTCGCACGCGACCGGATCGCCGAAATCGTCAAGCGTCACCTCGACATTAACAGGCAACCTGAAACAGCGGTGGCTGGCCTTACCATTCATGGGAAGACAGGTCCCGCCGAGCCGACATCATTCTTCTACGATCCGTCGTTCGCCCTGATCGCTCGCGGATCGAAGCGTGTTGTGCTGGGAGACGAGAGTTATGTGTACGACGAATCTCATTTCCTGATGACGGCGGTCGGTCTCCCAACCATTGTTCAGGTTCTGAATGCCTCCGAATCGCAGCCCTATTATTCGATCAAATTGACCATTGACCTCGAGTTGGCGCGTGAGCTTATTTCTGAACTCGCTCAATACGGCGCGGAAGCGACGATCGCCAGTACGGGCATGGCTATCGGTCCAGTAACACCCTCTCTTGCCCTTGCGGCAATGCGCCTGAGCGAACTGCTCGATCGACCTCAGGACATTCCAGTCCTTGCGCGGTCGCTCCAGCGTGAAATCCTCTATCACGTTCTAATCAGCCCGATTGGAGATCGTCTGCGCCAAGCCGTGCAGCTTGAAGCGCGCACAAACAGGGTCGCGACTGCAATTCAGTGGATCCGCGACAATTTCGCCGAAACACTGAGGATCGAAGAGCTCGCCGCGATGGCTGGTATGGGAGAATCTACCTTGCACCATCATTTCCGGGCGATCACCGCGATGAGCCCTCTGCAATATCAGAAGCATCTGCGCCTGCACGAAGCCAGGCGGCTGATGGTAAACGATCGGATCGATGCCGGCCTCGCTGCTTTCAAGGTCGGCTACGAGAGTTCGACCCAGTTCAATCGCGAATACAGCAGGCTGTTTGGTGCGCCGCCGAAGCGCGATGTCACTGCTATCCTGTCCAAGAGTGTGGCGGTTGGCGAACTGGTGGCAACGTCGCCCTGA